Proteins from a genomic interval of Neovison vison isolate M4711 chromosome 4, ASM_NN_V1, whole genome shotgun sequence:
- the FKBP14 gene encoding peptidyl-prolyl cis-trans isomerase FKBP14, with product MKWGVLSLFLWELLSSSSNMRLFLCNAVLTLLVTSLSGALIPEPEVKIEVLQKPFICHRKTKGGDLMLVHYEGYLEKDGSLFHSTHKHNNGQPIWFTLGILEALKGWDQGLKGMCVGEKRKLTIPPALGYGKEGKGKIPPESTLIFNIDLLEIRNGPRSHESFQEMDLNDDWKLSKAEVKVYLKKEFEKHGAVVNESHHDVLVEDIFDKEDEDKDGFISAREFTYKHDEL from the exons ATGAAGTGGGGGgtcctttctctgtttttgtggGAACTTCTTTCCAGCTCCAGCAACATGAGGCTTTTCTTGTGCAACGCGGTGTTGACGCTGTTGGTCACTTCTTTGAGCGGGGCTCTGATCCCTGAACCAGAAGTGAAAATTGAGGTGCTCCAGAAACCTTTCATCTGCCATCGCAAGACCAAAGGGGGGGATTTGATGTTGGTCCACTATGAAGGTTACTTAGAAAAGGATGGCTCCTTATTTCACTCCAC tCACAAACATAACAATGGTCAGCCCATTTGGTTTACCTTGGGCATCTTGGAGGCTCTCAAAGGTTGGGACCAGGGCTTGAAGGGAATGTGtgtaggagagaagagaaagctcaCCATTCCTCCTGCCCTGGGctatggaaaagaaggaaaag GTAAAATTCCCCCAGAGAGTACACTGATATTCAACATCGATCTCCTGGAGATTCGGAATGGACCAAGATCCCATGAGTCATTCCAAGAAATGGATCTTAATGATGACTGGAAACTCTCTAAAGCTGAG GTGAAAGTGTATTTAAAGAAGGAGTTTGAAAAGCATGGTGCAGTGGTGAATGAAAGTCATCATGATGTTTTGGTGGAGGATATTTTTGATAAAGAAGATGAAGACAAAGATGGATTTATATCTGCCAGAGAATTTACATATAAACATGATGAGTTATAG